The Halorubrum salinarum genome segment GCGCAGTTCGACGAGGCGTTCGACGCGGGGGTCGCGGTCCTCGTGCTGGACGACTCGTTCGGGGGCGGCGACCCGGGACCGGTCCTCGATCGAGTCGAATCGGCGGCGCCGCACTGCCGCGTCCTCGGGGTCCGCGACCGCGACGAGTCCGAGCCCGGTCCGCGGCGCTACCACCAGGCGATCGAACGACCGGTGTTCGAGGAGGACCTCGTCGAGCGCGTCGAGACGCTGTCGCACCGCGCGAACTACCACCTACTGTTAGACAAGTACTACCGCACCACGGTCCTGCTGTCGGTGTACGAGTGGCGGGCGGACGGCGACCCGACCGACGAGGAGCGCTACGAGCGGCTCCTCGACCGGGCCCAGCGGCTCCGGGAGTACCTGAAGGGGATCCGGCCGCGGATGCGCGACGAGGACGTCCGCGCCGTCGCGGAGTCGATCGCGGTCCCCGAGGTCGACGACGACGACGCGGCGTCGGTCGAGAGCAAGTACCGCCCGGACGAGTGCGCCCGGTGCGAACGCGACTGGACCGCGTCGGGCGGCGACGGCGACGCCGCCGAGAAGCTCGGCGCGTACGTCTGGCGGTGCGGCGACTGCGGCCACGTGGACATGCGCGCGGACCCCAGCCACCGGCGCGTCAGCTCGTTCAAGGGGTGACCCGGAGGCGCCCGGGGCTCGCCTACGATCGAGGGCCGCCCAGCGGGCACGGACCGCTCGGGGTCAGTCCCGCGCCGCTTCGGCCGCGCGGACGAGGTCTTGGAGCTCCTCGATCGGGAGCGGATCGATGCGCTCGCGGGTCCCGTCGCTCGTGTAGAACAGGCTCGTCTCGACCGGCCTGTCGGCGAACCACTCGTCGAGGACGTGGTAGTAGACGCTGAGCTGCTTCCGGTACTCGGCCTGCGCGCGCCGCGTCGCGTCCGTCTTGTAGTCGATCACCTCGACCCGGTCGGGCGTCACGCGGACGAGGTCCGCGATCCCCGAGAGGGTGACGCGCCGGTCGTCGACCGCGACCGGGAGCGTGACCGGCTCCTCGACCCGGAGGTCGCCCGACAGGCCGTCGAGGAGCTCGACGATCCGTCGCTCGTGGTCGTTCGACGGCGTCACGTCGTCGCCGAGGGCGTACGCCTCCGCGAAGTCGTGGACGCGCGATCCGAAGTCCATCCCCCGCGTCTCGGGGTCGGCCTCCGGGCCGGGCTCCGGTCGCTCGCCCGCGTCCTCGAACACCGACTCGTCTATCAGCGAGTGTGGCGTGTGACCGATCGGCCCGTCCGGCGCCGTGACCGCGAACGGGAGGTCCGCGTCGGTCGGTTCGCCGCGGTCGAGCGGCTCCACGCGGGGATCGATCTCCTCGACCGCGACCGGGAGTCCGTCGAGGAACGCGTTCGGGTCCTCGCCGGCCGCGAACACGACGTGGCTCTCCGCGCGCGTCACCGCGACGTAGAGCAACCGCCGCTCCTCGTCGTACCCCCGCGGCAGACAGCGCCTGATCACGTCGTACCGCCAGTCGTCGTACACGTGCGGGTGGGCGCCGTCCTCCGAGTAGACCTTCCGCCGGCGGAGCCCGACCGGGTCCCGGAACTGGATGACGCTCGACCCGCCCGCCCGCGGCGGGAAGCGCCCCTCGTTCATGTTCGCCATGACGACGATCGGATACTCCAGCCCCTTCGCCGTGTGAATCGTCTGAACGGTCACCGCGTCGTCGCCCGCGGACGCGCTGACGTCGACCGTGCCGCCGGTCTCGACGCCGCGCTCGATGTGCCGGATCAGGTCGCCGCGCGTCGCCGTCGTCGAGTCGTGGACCGACTGGACCGTGTGTAAGGGCACGTCCGCGACGTCGCCCGTGAACCCGTAGCGGTCGAGGACGCGGCGCGCCACCGCTCCGACCGACTCCAGGTCGCGGAGTTCGTCGCGGAACTCGGCCGGCCCGGCCGGGTACGACCCCGTCTCCAGGATGTGGTCAATCTCGTCGACCGCGTAGCCGATCCGTTCGAGCACCACCGCCCAGCCGCGCTCGGCGTCCGCGTCGAGGATCCGGAGCCACGCGAGCAGCAGCTTCGCCGGGTCGGTCCGGAACAGCTCGATCCCGCCGTCGTACGCCACCGGAAAGTCGTGCTCCGCGGCGACTTCGAGCAGCTCCCGCCCGTAGTCGCGGGTCCGCGTGAACACCGCGACGTCCCCGTACTCCGGCGGGCGCGGCTCCCCGTCCTCGCCCTCGACGGCGTAGTCGTCGTTGCCGACGATCTCCTGGACCTTCGAGAGGACGGCCTCGTGTTCGTCCTCGTGGCGGATCCCCTCGATCACGGTGTTGTCGAACGCGGCGTTCGCGGAGAGCTCGACCACGTCGTCGAGGGGGGCCTCGACGGTCTCGCCGCTCGACGCCGGCGTCGCGACCGCCCGCTCCGAGAGGTCGATCACCGACGCCGTCGACCGGTAGTTCTCCCGCAGTTCGATCCGGGTCGGGTCGGGCGAGTCGAACGGGACGCGATCCGCGTCGGCGTTGAGGTCCGCCGCGAACCGGTCCAGCCGCCCCTCGAACTCCAGGATGTTGTCCACGTCGGCGTACTGGAACGAGTAGATGCTCTGCTTCCAGTCGCCCACGACGCAGAGGTTGTCCGTCGCGGACAGGAGGAGCGCGAGCTTGAACTGGACCTCGCTCGTGTCCTGGAACTCGTCGACCATGACGTACTCGAACGCCGCCGCCTCCCGGACGCGCTCGTCCTCGCACAGGAGGACGAACGCGAACAGCTGGAGGAAGCTGAAGCTGAGGTAGTTGCGGCGCAGCGCGAACCGGAGGTACCCGAGGTAGGCGTCGTGGACGAACGCCTTGAGCGCCTCGCGGTCCTCGCGGAACACCGCATCGGCCACGTCGTCGTCGAGTCGCTTCGTCCCCCGACCGCCCCGGAGCGCCGACTTCGAGGGGGCGTCCGGGCGGTACGTCTTGTCGCGGCCGAAGCGGCTCAGGTCCTCGCGCAGGACCGACTGCTTCCGGCCGTCGTTGCGGGGCTCGTTCGCCGCGTCGAACCGCTCTTTGAACGCCTCGAAGTCCCCGTCGAGGTGAGACTCGCCGTCGCGGTACCAGCCGTCCGCGGCGGGGAAGACTCCCTTCGAGGCGAGCTCCCGGATCAGGTCGAGCAGTTCGTCCGGCGACGAGAGCACGCGGTAGAAGTCAGCGTGCTCCGGGTGGTCGTCGCGGAAGCCGCCGAAGAACTCGCGGAACCGCTCGGCCTCGATCAGCTCGTCGTCGAGGATCCGCGTCGAGCCCGTGATCCGCTCGTCGATGCCGAGGTGCGCCGGCGCGGCGTACCCGTGTTCCTGAAGCAGCTCGTGGCAGTGCGAGTGGAACGTCCGGATCGGGGCGTCGGCCAGCTCCCGCAGCCCGTAGGCGCTGCGGTCGACGATCCGCTCTTTCATCTCCGTCGCGGCGCTCCGCGTGAACGTCGCCAGCAGCACGTCGTCCGGGTCCGTCTCGGGCCGGTCGACGATCCGGCCGTAGCGGCGGGTGACGGCGAACGTCTTCCCCGTCCCGGGGCCGGCGTCGACGAGGTAGGTCCCCTCCGTGCCCTCGATGAGCTCCCGCTGCGCGTCGTTCGGCGTCGGCTCACTCATCGGTCGCCCTCCAGCAGCAGGTCGCGGTTGTCCACGCGCCGGTAGTTCGGCTCGCCCCCGAGCCCGTCGACCGGGAACCGCTCCTCGCCGGCGCGTCGGTCGTTGAGCTCGTCGAGGCGCTCGTCGACGAACGACTCGAAGGCGTCCAGGTCCTCGCGGAAGAACGCCCGCCTGCGGGCGCCGTTGAGCTCCCGGATCGCCTGGTCGACGCCCTTCTCGGCATCGACGCCCGCCGCGGTGGCCGCGTCGACGGCGTCGGTGAACCGCGCGGCGAACGCGGAGTCGCGCACTTCGCCCCTGTCGGTCGTCTCGGGGAACGTCAGCGGGGTCAGGACCTCCTCGTACGCCTCGTAGCCGAGGTCCGCGAACGTCTCCCGGCAGTCGGCGTAGCCGTCCAACAGCCGCTCGTAGGCCTCGCGGGAGGCGACGTACTCGTCGAACGCGACCGGGTGGTAGGTGACGGTCGTGAGCGCGTCGTCGAGGTCGGCCTCGCCCGCGATCACGTCCGCCATCGGTTCGAGGAAGTGGAAGAACGTGAACTCCAGCCGCTCGTCCGGGCGGACCGACCGGTAGTACGCGAGGTACAGCGCCGCCTGGAAGTTCGGCGCGTCCGCCGGCGGGTCGGTCGCCGCGCCGCCGACCACCTGCGAGGCCCGCTTCCTGCGCCCGCTCTTGTAATCGAGCAGGTGGGTGGGCGACCGCACGAGATCGATCTTCCCCTTCAGGCCGAGGGACGCGTCCTCGAACCAGCGCTCGGTGAGCGGCGAGTCGACCGGCTGGTCGAAGTAGTCGGCGAAGAAGTTCGTCCCCCACCCCGAGGCCGGCGTGAGGAAGTCGTCCGACTCGGGCGCCTCCTCGTCGAGGTACGCCGTTATCAGTTCGATGCCGACGCGGTACGTGCGGCGGCGGAGCGGCTCGTCGTCGGCCGCGAAGAACGCCGCCGTCTCCGCGAGCATCGCGTCGACGAGGTCGCCGGTGTCGGCCGCGGCGACCGCGTCGGGGTGGTTCGCGTAGAACTCCGCGAAGTCGTGGAAGAGGTTCCCCTCGACGAACCGCTCCCGGTCCGGCGCGTCGAGGAGCCGGTCGAAGAGGTAGTCGCGCGGGCTGTTGACGTAGCTGTTGAGCGCCGACTGGCTGACCGTCTCGACCGACTGCGGGTCCACGTCGGTCGGTTGCCGGTCGAAACCCCCGCCCGTCGGCCGCGGGCGGCGCCGGTGTTCGACCGAATCGAGGTCGCTGAACCGCTCGAACTCGTCGTCGAGGAGGTCCCCGAGGTACAGGCACGAGGTGACCGGCTCCCCGCCGGCCGCGTCCTGGACGAGGTAGTACCGCCGGTCGCCGCTCTGGAGCAGGCGCTGGAAGTCGGCGACGTAGCGGTCGAACTGCGCCTCGGTGTCGACCCAGGGCCGCTGGGGCGCCGAGTGCGTCCACTCCTCGCCCATGCCGAGGTGGAAGACGACGGGGCGGTCCACGTACGCGGACGACTTCGCGTCCGCGAGGAGGACCCCCTCGTTGTCGGTGTCGACCGGGACCTCGTACGTCTGGAGGTAGTACGCGAGCCGGTCGACGGCGCCCTCGGTCACGGGCTCGTCCGCGAGCCCCAAGCGCCGCAGCTCCTCGCCGAGGCGGCTCAGATCGACGCCGGCCTCCGTCGCGTACGCGTCGAGCGCCGCCGCGAACGTCCGGTCCGCGGCCGCGTCGCGGAACGACCGCAGCCACGCCGCGCCCGGCCCGTCGACCGCCTCGACGCGCCGCTCGCGGTCGGCGACCGGAACGTCGATCCCCAACTGCGAGAGGACCGGCGCGGCGTCGCCGACGGTCGTCTCGGAGCCCCGGAAGCAGAGGCGGAGGAGCCGGACGAACGCCCGGTGATGCGGGTCGTCGGCGAACCCCGGCCCGCCGTAGAAGGGGACGTCCGCCGCCTCGAACGCGGACTCGACGAGCGAGGAGTACCGCCCCCCGCCGTCGAGGACGACGGCGACGTTCTCGGCGTTGCTCGGGGAGACCGTCTCGAGGAGCGCGGCGACGACGTCCGTCGCCGACTCGAAGACGTGGAACGGCGGGGCGTCGAACGCCTCGTCGGTGAACAGGTCGACGCGGTCGAACGACTCGGGGAGGACGCCGCGTTCGAGCGCGGTCAGCTGGTCGTGACCGACGACGGCGACGGACCGCCCCTCGTCGATCTCGTACTCGGTGAGCCGCTTCGAGGTGGTCCGGAGCGTTCGCATGGCCTCGACGACCTCGCGGGTCGCGTCGTCGACGTAGGCGTCGTACTCGAAGACGGCGTCGAGGCGTCCGGTGTGTTCCCAACACTGGAGCACGTTCCCGACCGCGTACGCGACCGCCTTCCAGTCGCGGTCCGTCCGCGTGACGAGTTCGAGGAACGCCCGGCGGTCCTCCGCCTGTTCGCGTCGGCCGGCGGCGAGGCGGCGCGGCGTGGTCGCGAACGTCCCGAAGTGGGGGCGGTCGAGGCGGCGGTTGATCGCACTGGCGAGGGGGGCGTCGGGGGTGACGACGAGGTCGTACCCCTCGACCGCCGCGTAGAGTGACTCCGCCCGTTTCGCTCTCCGAATAGGCACGCCTACGGAGGATACGGACGAGTCACAAAAAGATACGGAAGGTGCCCGCGACCCCACAGGCTCGGTCACGCCCGGGGGCCGGGCGGCGGTCGGGATCGGCCGCTCGAATCCGGCGTGACCGTCGCCGGCACGGGCGACGGCGCCGGCGTGAGGGGACCGAGAGCGAGAGAAATGGTCCGGAGGCGGCTAAAACGCGTCCGAGTCGAGCACCCGATGCGGCACGTTCCGGTCGCGGAGCTTGGAGGTGTGTCGCGGTATCTCGTCGGTCACGGCGACCAGCAGGACGTCGAGGCCGAGCATCCCCGCCTCGGCGACGCCCTCCGCGGTCCCGAACCGGACGTCCGGGGAGGCGTCGCTCCGGGAGACGAGCGCGTACGCCTCCGTCCCGGCGACCGCGACGAGGCCTTCGTCCGGGACGTGCGTCGAGACCACGTCCGGGTCCAGGCGCTCGTCGTCGGTGACGGTCGGGACGGGGAGCACAGAGACGGTCCCCGTCTCGTAGTCGACGACGCCCTCGAAGTCGGCGACGCCAACGGCCTCACCCTCCGCCGCGCTCGTAACGGTGACCGCGGTCGCGGTCCCACCGGCGGGGTTGGCGTGGAGGACGCCGTCGCGCATCACCAGCCCGACCTCCCTCCCTTCCGCCACGTCGTCGAGCGCGATCGCGGCGTCGACCTCGACACTTTCCAACACGTCGGAGTTCACCCGTTCGAGGTACGTCTCAAGGTCGTCGGTCCGGGAGATGAGCCAGTCGACGCCCTCCTTGGTCACCTCGTAGCGCCCGCGGCCGCCCTTCTCGACGTAGCCCGACTCGACGAGGTCGCGGACGTAGTCGCTTACCGCCTGCGAGGTCACGCCGATCGCGTCCGCGATCTCCCCTTGGCTCACCGCCGGCTGGCGGGCCGCGATCTCCACGAGCACCTGATAGCGCGTCGCGCTCCGCTTGTTCTCGAGGACGTCCGGCGACCCCCCGCCCGCTGTGTCACCCATTACCGGACCGTGAGCCGCCACAACCAAAGTCTTGTTGTCTATCTCACGGCGAGATTGCGTTGCGTCCGGTTCTCAGCTCAGTAGGGAAACCTTGGTGTACACAATTCAACTCCGGTTGTCCAGTGATGCGAAAGAGTTGTATTCTGGACGGTGGCGACCGGGTCGCGGAGCGGTGCGATATCGACTCCGACCTGCCCGGACGTACTCAGGGCGGCGACGCGGCGGTCCGCGCGATTTCAGATGGTGGCGCCGTTCAGATCGGTTCCCGTGTCGATCCCGGTCGACACGGCAGATTCGGCATTAGTCGCGAAACGGTCGGTGAGTAAGTGGGCGCTACAGGATTTGAACCCGTGGCAACTTGGTCCGAAGCCAAGCACTCTGTCCAAACTGAGCTAAGCGCCCTCGCTCCGGGTTACTGCCGAGAGCGTGTTAAGTCCCGCGATCCGAACGCGCCGCCGCGCAGTCGGTCGGTCCGCGGGTCGCGCCGTCGGGGAGATCGATTCGGATCCGTGACACGTTCCCGCGATACGGCCGCGTGCGGATCCGCGCTCGACCGCGAATTCAGCGATCGAACGGGGTGTACCGCGGCGTCGAAGTCGGGCGGCGCCTCGCAAGGGGCGATCAAAAAGAATATTATTCGGAGCGGGCATGTTTCGGTAGTAGATGTGTCCTGGTCGTACGGCCTCT includes the following:
- a CDS encoding response regulator receiver protein yields the protein MELPVSTVVVCETNRTRADLYGLWLEGYDSRLALTNAQFDEAFDAGVAVLVLDDSFGGGDPGPVLDRVESAAPHCRVLGVRDRDESEPGPRRYHQAIERPVFEEDLVERVETLSHRANYHLLLDKYYRTTVLLSVYEWRADGDPTDEERYERLLDRAQRLREYLKGIRPRMRDEDVRAVAESIAVPEVDDDDAASVESKYRPDECARCERDWTASGGDGDAAEKLGAYVWRCGDCGHVDMRADPSHRRVSSFKG
- a CDS encoding UvrD-helicase domain-containing protein, translating into MSEPTPNDAQRELIEGTEGTYLVDAGPGTGKTFAVTRRYGRIVDRPETDPDDVLLATFTRSAATEMKERIVDRSAYGLRELADAPIRTFHSHCHELLQEHGYAAPAHLGIDERITGSTRILDDELIEAERFREFFGGFRDDHPEHADFYRVLSSPDELLDLIRELASKGVFPAADGWYRDGESHLDGDFEAFKERFDAANEPRNDGRKQSVLREDLSRFGRDKTYRPDAPSKSALRGGRGTKRLDDDVADAVFREDREALKAFVHDAYLGYLRFALRRNYLSFSFLQLFAFVLLCEDERVREAAAFEYVMVDEFQDTSEVQFKLALLLSATDNLCVVGDWKQSIYSFQYADVDNILEFEGRLDRFAADLNADADRVPFDSPDPTRIELRENYRSTASVIDLSERAVATPASSGETVEAPLDDVVELSANAAFDNTVIEGIRHEDEHEAVLSKVQEIVGNDDYAVEGEDGEPRPPEYGDVAVFTRTRDYGRELLEVAAEHDFPVAYDGGIELFRTDPAKLLLAWLRILDADAERGWAVVLERIGYAVDEIDHILETGSYPAGPAEFRDELRDLESVGAVARRVLDRYGFTGDVADVPLHTVQSVHDSTTATRGDLIRHIERGVETGGTVDVSASAGDDAVTVQTIHTAKGLEYPIVVMANMNEGRFPPRAGGSSVIQFRDPVGLRRRKVYSEDGAHPHVYDDWRYDVIRRCLPRGYDEERRLLYVAVTRAESHVVFAAGEDPNAFLDGLPVAVEEIDPRVEPLDRGEPTDADLPFAVTAPDGPIGHTPHSLIDESVFEDAGERPEPGPEADPETRGMDFGSRVHDFAEAYALGDDVTPSNDHERRIVELLDGLSGDLRVEEPVTLPVAVDDRRVTLSGIADLVRVTPDRVEVIDYKTDATRRAQAEYRKQLSVYYHVLDEWFADRPVETSLFYTSDGTRERIDPLPIEELQDLVRAAEAARD
- a CDS encoding PD-(D/E)XK nuclease family protein, which gives rise to MPIRRAKRAESLYAAVEGYDLVVTPDAPLASAINRRLDRPHFGTFATTPRRLAAGRREQAEDRRAFLELVTRTDRDWKAVAYAVGNVLQCWEHTGRLDAVFEYDAYVDDATREVVEAMRTLRTTSKRLTEYEIDEGRSVAVVGHDQLTALERGVLPESFDRVDLFTDEAFDAPPFHVFESATDVVAALLETVSPSNAENVAVVLDGGGRYSSLVESAFEAADVPFYGGPGFADDPHHRAFVRLLRLCFRGSETTVGDAAPVLSQLGIDVPVADRERRVEAVDGPGAAWLRSFRDAAADRTFAAALDAYATEAGVDLSRLGEELRRLGLADEPVTEGAVDRLAYYLQTYEVPVDTDNEGVLLADAKSSAYVDRPVVFHLGMGEEWTHSAPQRPWVDTEAQFDRYVADFQRLLQSGDRRYYLVQDAAGGEPVTSCLYLGDLLDDEFERFSDLDSVEHRRRPRPTGGGFDRQPTDVDPQSVETVSQSALNSYVNSPRDYLFDRLLDAPDRERFVEGNLFHDFAEFYANHPDAVAAADTGDLVDAMLAETAAFFAADDEPLRRRTYRVGIELITAYLDEEAPESDDFLTPASGWGTNFFADYFDQPVDSPLTERWFEDASLGLKGKIDLVRSPTHLLDYKSGRRKRASQVVGGAATDPPADAPNFQAALYLAYYRSVRPDERLEFTFFHFLEPMADVIAGEADLDDALTTVTYHPVAFDEYVASREAYERLLDGYADCRETFADLGYEAYEEVLTPLTFPETTDRGEVRDSAFAARFTDAVDAATAAGVDAEKGVDQAIRELNGARRRAFFREDLDAFESFVDERLDELNDRRAGEERFPVDGLGGEPNYRRVDNRDLLLEGDR
- a CDS encoding DUF7839 domain-containing protein, with product MGDTAGGGSPDVLENKRSATRYQVLVEIAARQPAVSQGEIADAIGVTSQAVSDYVRDLVESGYVEKGGRGRYEVTKEGVDWLISRTDDLETYLERVNSDVLESVEVDAAIALDDVAEGREVGLVMRDGVLHANPAGGTATAVTVTSAAEGEAVGVADFEGVVDYETGTVSVLPVPTVTDDERLDPDVVSTHVPDEGLVAVAGTEAYALVSRSDASPDVRFGTAEGVAEAGMLGLDVLLVAVTDEIPRHTSKLRDRNVPHRVLDSDAF